The genome window CCGTGTTGTATTCACCGTTAAAACCTCGAAGACACATTGCGTCATAGACGCGTTCAGCTCTACCGTAAGTGCGCAATATAAGCTGACCCGAAAGAGAGCCCCAAACGCTGTGATGCACACCTTTTTGCCTTGGCGCACGCATTGCATACGCCCTAAGTATGCTTGCCACTTCCTCCATCATTACTGTTATATACCTGTAAGTAAGCTGTAACTGCAAAACCAAAAGGCACAGGTA of Bacillota bacterium contains these proteins:
- a CDS encoding energy-coupling factor transporter transmembrane component T; its protein translation is YLCLLVLQLQLTYRYITVMMEEVASILRAYAMRAPRQKGVHHSVWGSLSGQLILRTYGRAERVYDAMCLRGFNGEYNTGSRMRLTMQDILYCLIWCSFFYAAWRFNLPMLLGSLFTGGF